In one window of Primulina tabacum isolate GXHZ01 chromosome 8, ASM2559414v2, whole genome shotgun sequence DNA:
- the LOC142554817 gene encoding putative ubiquitin-like-specific protease 2A: MDTPEEKRDRCTYLNCLWFCMYNNECFRDRVLTWIKKENIFSKTYVFVPIVMWSHWYLLIMCHFGESLKSGTRTPCMLLLDSLRALDPMRLEPLIRSFVVDIFETQDRHENIKLINDIPLLVPEVAMSSSMNVYK; encoded by the exons ATGGATACTCCAGAAGAGAAAAGGGACCGGTGCACATACTTAAACTGTCTATGGTTTTGCATGTACAATAACGAATGTTTTAGAGATAGGGTACTGACTTGGATCAAGAAGGAGAacatattttcgaaaacatATGTTTTTGTTCCCATTGTCATGTG GTCTCACTGGTATCTCTTGATCATGTGTCACTTTGGTGAAAGCCTGAAATCCGGAACCAGGACTCCATGTATGCTGCTGCTCGACTCGCTGCGTGCGTTGGATCCTATGAGACTCGAGCCCCTTATACGAAG TTTCGTCGTGGACATATTCGAAACACAGGATAGACATGAGAACATAAAGCTGATTAATGACATTCCCCTTTTGGTTCCCGAGGTAGCAATGTCCTCGAGTATGAACGTTTATAAATGA